The proteins below are encoded in one region of Pseudomonas sp. SCB32:
- the fusA gene encoding elongation factor G has translation MSSYSVEQIRTVALVGHGDSGKTLLAEALLQGSGVITSMGSLERGDTACDSDPMERDYHHSLSAALVHFEHEGAHVRLIDTPGYPDFIGHALPALAAVETALVVVNAQNGVELTTRRMMDWAGERGLCRMLVVNKIDAERVDLPGLLANLRESFGKEVLPLNLPAGGGTRVVDCFFEPEGEADFSSVAEAHQALVDQVVEVDEALMAHYLEEGEVAPEALHAPFERALREGHLIPLCFVSARTGAGIPELLNVLARLAPNPAEGNPPLFVRTDDSGDVEDFHSTPEPKGHVLAHVFKVVIDPFVGRLAVFRVHQGTIQRDMQLFAGDGRKSFKVGHLLRLQGRKHEEVGRLIPGDFGALSKVDELEYGVVLHDSHDEDHIRLKPLNFPTPMQGLAIEASRRGDEQRLAEILQRLQAEDPCVRLDYNASTQETVLRGMGELHLRYLLERMAGQYKLEVQTRAPSVPYRETATRMAEGHSRHKKQTGGAGQFGEVFLRVEPLPRGGGFEFIDAVKGGVIPGQFILSVEKGVRSALAAGPLAGFPVADVRVTVYDGKSHSVDSKDIAFQAAGRKAMLDALRNAGGIVLEPVVSIEVTAPNVRLGDITADLTGRRGQVMGTESLSTHVALIRGQVPLAEMEGYANRLKSITAGQGLYDLSPSHYSAVPQEMQQRLSSGYKAVPEED, from the coding sequence ATGTCCAGTTACTCCGTGGAACAGATCCGCACGGTCGCCCTGGTCGGCCATGGCGACAGCGGCAAGACGCTGCTCGCCGAAGCACTGCTGCAAGGCAGCGGCGTGATCACCAGCATGGGGTCGCTCGAGCGCGGCGATACGGCTTGCGACTCCGACCCCATGGAGCGCGATTACCATCACTCCCTCTCCGCCGCCCTGGTGCACTTCGAGCACGAAGGTGCGCACGTCCGCCTGATCGACACGCCCGGCTATCCCGACTTCATCGGTCACGCGCTGCCCGCGCTGGCGGCGGTGGAAACGGCCCTGGTGGTGGTGAACGCGCAGAACGGCGTCGAGCTGACCACCCGACGCATGATGGACTGGGCCGGCGAGCGCGGCCTGTGCCGGATGCTGGTAGTGAACAAGATCGATGCCGAGCGAGTTGACCTGCCGGGCCTGCTGGCGAACCTGCGCGAATCGTTCGGCAAGGAAGTCCTGCCGCTGAACCTGCCCGCTGGGGGCGGCACGCGGGTGGTGGACTGCTTCTTCGAGCCCGAGGGCGAGGCCGACTTTTCCTCCGTGGCCGAGGCGCACCAGGCGCTGGTGGACCAGGTGGTGGAAGTCGACGAGGCGCTGATGGCGCACTACCTGGAGGAGGGCGAGGTGGCACCCGAGGCGCTGCACGCGCCGTTCGAGCGGGCGCTGCGCGAGGGCCACCTGATTCCGCTGTGCTTCGTCTCGGCGCGCACCGGTGCCGGGATTCCTGAGCTGCTGAATGTGCTGGCGCGGCTGGCGCCCAACCCCGCCGAGGGCAACCCGCCGCTGTTCGTGCGCACCGACGACAGCGGTGACGTGGAGGATTTCCATTCCACCCCGGAACCCAAGGGCCACGTCCTGGCCCATGTATTCAAGGTGGTGATCGACCCCTTCGTCGGTCGCCTGGCGGTGTTCCGTGTGCACCAGGGCACGATCCAGCGGGACATGCAGCTGTTCGCCGGCGACGGCCGCAAGTCGTTCAAGGTCGGCCACCTGCTGCGCCTGCAAGGCAGGAAGCATGAGGAGGTGGGGCGCCTGATCCCCGGCGACTTCGGCGCCCTGAGCAAGGTCGATGAGCTGGAGTACGGCGTGGTGCTACACGATTCCCACGACGAGGACCATATCCGCCTCAAGCCCCTGAATTTCCCCACACCGATGCAGGGCCTGGCAATCGAAGCCAGCCGCCGCGGCGACGAGCAGCGTCTGGCGGAGATTCTCCAGCGCCTGCAGGCCGAGGACCCCTGCGTGCGCCTGGATTACAACGCCTCCACCCAGGAAACCGTGCTGCGCGGCATGGGCGAGCTGCACCTGCGCTATCTGCTCGAACGCATGGCCGGCCAGTACAAGCTGGAGGTGCAGACCCGCGCGCCCAGCGTGCCGTACCGGGAAACCGCGACACGCATGGCCGAGGGACACAGCCGGCACAAGAAGCAGACCGGCGGCGCCGGGCAGTTCGGCGAGGTGTTCCTGCGGGTGGAACCGCTGCCGCGTGGCGGTGGCTTCGAGTTCATCGATGCGGTGAAGGGCGGGGTGATCCCCGGCCAGTTCATCCTCTCGGTGGAGAAGGGCGTGCGTTCGGCGCTGGCGGCGGGCCCGCTGGCGGGCTTCCCGGTGGCCGATGTCAGGGTCACCGTCTACGACGGCAAGAGCCACTCGGTGGATTCCAAGGACATCGCCTTCCAGGCCGCCGGGCGCAAGGCGATGCTCGATGCGCTGCGCAACGCCGGCGGGATCGTCCTGGAGCCGGTGGTGAGCATCGAGGTGACCGCGCCGAATGTCCGCCTGGGCGATATCACCGCCGACCTGACGGGACGGCGCGGGCAGGTGATGGGCACCGAGTCGCTGTCGACCCATGTCGCGCTGATCCGTGGACAGGTGCCGCTGGCGGAGATGGAGGGCTACGCCAACCGGCTCAAGTCGATCACCGCCGGGCAGGGCCTCTACGACCTTTCGCCCAGCCATTACAGCGCGGTGCCGCAGGAGATGCAGCAGCGCCTGTCCAGCGGCTACAAGGCGGTACCGGAAGAAGACTGA
- a CDS encoding dipeptidase: MSPAEIHADSIVIDGLIIAKWNRELFEDMRKGGLTAANCTVSVWEGFQATVNNIAASNKLIRENSDLVIPVRSTADIRKAKEQGKTGILFGFQNAHAFEDQVGYVEIFKQLGVGIVQMCYNTQNLVGTGCYERDGGLSGFGREIVAEMNRVGVMCDLSHVGSKTSEEVILESKKPVCYSHCLPSGLKEHPRNKSDEELKFIADHGGFVGVTMFAPFLAKGIDSTIDDYAEAIEYVMNIVGEDAIGIGTDFTQGHGQDFFEWLTHDKGYARRLTSFGKIVNPLGIRTVGEFPNLTETLLKRGMPERVVRKVMGENWVRILADVWGE; encoded by the coding sequence ATGAGCCCAGCCGAAATTCACGCCGACAGCATCGTCATCGATGGCCTGATCATCGCCAAGTGGAACCGCGAGCTGTTCGAAGACATGCGCAAGGGTGGCCTGACCGCCGCCAACTGCACCGTCTCGGTGTGGGAAGGCTTCCAGGCCACGGTGAACAACATCGCCGCGAGCAACAAGCTGATCCGCGAGAACAGCGACCTGGTGATCCCGGTGCGCTCCACCGCCGACATCCGCAAGGCCAAGGAGCAGGGCAAGACCGGCATCCTCTTCGGCTTCCAGAACGCCCATGCGTTCGAGGACCAGGTCGGCTACGTGGAGATCTTCAAGCAGCTCGGCGTGGGCATCGTGCAGATGTGCTACAACACCCAGAACCTGGTCGGCACCGGCTGCTACGAGCGCGACGGCGGCCTCTCCGGCTTCGGTCGCGAGATCGTCGCGGAGATGAACCGCGTCGGCGTCATGTGCGACCTGTCCCACGTCGGCTCCAAGACTTCCGAGGAAGTCATCCTCGAATCGAAGAAGCCGGTCTGCTACTCCCACTGCCTGCCGTCGGGCCTGAAAGAGCACCCGCGCAACAAGTCCGACGAAGAGCTGAAGTTCATCGCCGACCACGGCGGCTTCGTCGGCGTGACCATGTTCGCGCCCTTCCTCGCCAAGGGCATCGACTCGACCATCGACGACTACGCCGAGGCCATCGAGTACGTGATGAACATCGTCGGCGAGGACGCCATCGGCATCGGCACCGACTTCACCCAGGGTCACGGCCAGGACTTCTTCGAGTGGCTGACCCACGACAAGGGTTACGCACGCCGCCTGACCAGCTTCGGCAAGATCGTCAACCCGCTGGGCATCCGCACCGTGGGCGAGTTCCCCAACCTCACCGAGACCCTGCTCAAGCGCGGCATGCCCGAGCGCGTGGTGCGCAAGGTCATGGGCGAGAACTGGGTACGGATTCTCGCCGACGTCTGGGGCGAGTGA
- a CDS encoding ferredoxin, with protein MDERTTDKSLGQLLLRAVPEIAWIGVLVALGALLPLPLMALGWLLLLGAEWGADRWRGKVPFRLQQALFFWILGGGIGLSRALPGFWLGLGAGLVLVIVCMLVQIRVERGLRLERQSPKPLDVPLPPGASAWGSGELQCTPEGEPIRVIDGGEIAMGGPVICDYLMPDGYFIPGGNPSARFSSDGRHFVSPMPSRGAWGLLIFDRQERLLYRCSVSDFWELDSVTETEVIGRHSPLTSNAPRRLDLQALKAATEAEPFVAIGDLWLPQDEWKRWAADQQPQALPTPVGGPRLESHPWLPRSLLALDDPFAPLHAGQAELWIDGEASGFYLPGRQPPMAWRADGEALVFQAADEPLGRYRYWLWRRDVGAQPLGEPWSSLSREPYAGGPELLALEGGRARFGLTLAQPCLSYERYGTLGSHSYSTLHLLTGHAADDRPCWIESGMPQLEILLPLEGPGGRSGCLLQSAPLSDGQRATWEWLRDDTEGERGAYALRIGDWQPEGEWLIDHRVSDCGRYLALVAFAEAPTLPQRLAILDCRERRLDWLDEPLSDLHLQGFVDGKVHLVRLLGRNRYQPPSGPGEGDSGLLRRFDEALPEPQAWHDFGRYRDDWRLYYEQERVAFDGQAWRRLSRARRLDAPPRPWSGDGFVLPAPVSEDAAWGFGFHDEVAHQDEEGRACFSRDGYLLTASGIGVSNLAAPMIWSADGRYLALTRHVGRFEERGLEADQWRLLLLDVRERTLRRYRDDLGEWPCFEAFDSDLQVRSGSADARAGRFVLGLDALLKAPAEPLQASGARWLPAEEWSRRHYWERLAFASRA; from the coding sequence ATGGACGAGCGGACGACGGATAAGTCCCTGGGGCAGCTGTTGCTGCGAGCGGTGCCGGAGATCGCCTGGATCGGCGTCCTGGTCGCGCTTGGGGCCCTCTTGCCACTGCCGTTGATGGCGCTGGGCTGGCTCCTGCTGCTGGGAGCGGAGTGGGGGGCGGACCGCTGGCGGGGCAAGGTGCCGTTCCGCCTGCAACAGGCGCTGTTCTTCTGGATCCTGGGCGGCGGCATTGGGCTGAGCCGGGCCTTGCCGGGTTTCTGGCTGGGTCTGGGCGCCGGCCTAGTGCTGGTCATTGTCTGCATGCTGGTACAGATCCGCGTCGAGCGCGGCTTACGCCTGGAGCGGCAGAGCCCCAAGCCGCTGGACGTTCCGCTTCCGCCCGGTGCCAGCGCCTGGGGTAGCGGGGAGCTGCAGTGCACGCCGGAGGGCGAGCCGATCCGGGTGATCGATGGCGGCGAGATCGCCATGGGCGGCCCGGTCATCTGCGACTACCTGATGCCCGACGGCTATTTCATCCCTGGCGGTAATCCCTCGGCGCGATTCTCCAGCGACGGTCGCCATTTCGTATCGCCGATGCCGAGCCGCGGCGCCTGGGGACTGCTGATCTTCGACCGCCAGGAGCGCTTGCTCTACCGCTGCTCGGTGAGCGATTTCTGGGAGCTGGACAGCGTCACCGAAACCGAGGTGATCGGCCGTCACAGCCCCTTGACCTCGAATGCGCCACGCCGCCTTGATCTTCAGGCCCTCAAGGCCGCGACCGAGGCTGAGCCCTTCGTGGCCATCGGCGACCTCTGGCTGCCGCAGGACGAATGGAAGCGCTGGGCCGCGGATCAGCAGCCGCAGGCGCTCCCGACGCCGGTGGGAGGCCCGCGCCTGGAAAGCCATCCCTGGCTGCCAAGGAGCTTGTTGGCGCTGGACGATCCCTTCGCACCGCTGCACGCCGGCCAGGCGGAGCTATGGATAGACGGTGAAGCCAGCGGCTTCTACCTGCCCGGCCGCCAGCCGCCGATGGCCTGGCGGGCTGACGGAGAGGCGTTGGTCTTCCAGGCGGCGGACGAACCGCTTGGGCGCTATCGCTACTGGTTGTGGCGGCGCGATGTGGGCGCGCAGCCGTTGGGCGAACCCTGGAGTTCGCTGTCTCGTGAACCCTACGCCGGTGGCCCCGAGCTGCTGGCGCTGGAGGGGGGCCGGGCCCGCTTCGGCCTGACGCTCGCTCAGCCCTGCCTGTCCTACGAGCGCTACGGCACCCTGGGGTCGCACAGCTACTCGACGCTCCACCTGCTCACGGGGCATGCCGCGGACGATCGGCCCTGCTGGATCGAATCCGGCATGCCGCAACTGGAAATCCTGCTGCCTCTCGAAGGCCCCGGCGGGCGGTCGGGTTGCCTGTTGCAGAGCGCGCCGCTGAGCGACGGCCAGCGGGCGACCTGGGAATGGCTGCGCGATGACACTGAGGGAGAGCGGGGCGCCTACGCACTCCGCATCGGCGACTGGCAGCCGGAAGGCGAGTGGCTGATCGACCACCGGGTTTCCGATTGCGGCCGCTACCTGGCCCTGGTCGCCTTCGCCGAGGCGCCCACCCTGCCACAACGCCTGGCCATCCTCGATTGCCGGGAGCGACGCCTGGACTGGCTTGACGAACCACTGTCCGACCTTCATCTGCAAGGCTTCGTCGATGGCAAGGTGCACCTGGTGCGCCTGCTCGGGCGCAATCGCTACCAGCCGCCGAGTGGGCCGGGGGAAGGCGATTCCGGCCTGCTCCGGCGTTTCGACGAGGCCCTGCCCGAACCGCAGGCGTGGCACGACTTCGGCCGTTATCGGGATGACTGGCGGCTCTACTACGAGCAGGAGCGGGTGGCGTTCGACGGCCAGGCCTGGCGGCGGCTATCCAGGGCGCGCCGGCTCGATGCGCCGCCACGGCCATGGAGCGGCGACGGCTTCGTCCTGCCGGCACCGGTCTCGGAGGATGCGGCCTGGGGCTTCGGCTTCCACGACGAGGTCGCTCACCAGGACGAGGAGGGGCGGGCGTGCTTCAGCCGCGATGGCTACCTGCTCACCGCGTCAGGCATTGGTGTCTCCAACCTGGCTGCGCCGATGATCTGGTCCGCCGATGGACGCTACCTGGCCTTGACCCGGCATGTCGGGCGCTTCGAGGAGCGCGGCCTGGAGGCGGACCAGTGGCGTCTGCTGTTGCTCGATGTGCGCGAGCGTACGCTCCGCCGCTATCGCGACGACCTGGGCGAGTGGCCGTGCTTCGAGGCTTTCGATTCCGATCTGCAGGTACGCAGCGGCAGCGCTGATGCGCGGGCGGGACGCTTCGTGCTCGGTCTGGACGCCTTGTTGAAAGCGCCCGCCGAGCCGTTGCAGGCCAGCGGCGCGCGCTGGCTGCCGGCGGAGGAGTGGTCGCGCAGGCACTACTGGGAGCGCCTGGCGTTTGCGTCGCGTGCTTAG
- a CDS encoding 4-vinyl reductase, translating into MAKHAPELPIEVDSETGVWTTDALPMLYVPRHFFVNNHMGIEEELGAERYAEILYKAGYKSAWHWCEKEAECHGLEGVAVFEHYMKRLSQRGWGLFQIESIDLDKGTAEVRLKHSAFVYVYGKVNRKVDYMFTGWFAGAMDQILQARGSKLRTVAEQVYSGAEEGHDDGLFVVKPIQA; encoded by the coding sequence ATGGCCAAACACGCCCCCGAACTGCCCATCGAAGTCGACAGTGAAACCGGAGTCTGGACCACCGACGCCCTGCCGATGCTCTACGTGCCGCGGCACTTCTTCGTCAACAACCACATGGGCATCGAGGAAGAGCTGGGCGCCGAGCGCTATGCCGAAATCCTCTACAAGGCCGGCTACAAGTCCGCCTGGCACTGGTGCGAGAAAGAGGCCGAGTGTCATGGTCTGGAAGGCGTCGCCGTCTTCGAGCACTACATGAAGCGCCTGTCCCAGCGTGGCTGGGGCCTGTTCCAGATCGAGAGCATCGACCTGGACAAGGGCACCGCCGAAGTGCGCCTGAAGCACTCCGCCTTCGTGTACGTGTACGGCAAGGTCAACCGCAAGGTCGACTACATGTTCACCGGCTGGTTCGCCGGTGCCATGGACCAGATCCTCCAGGCGCGCGGCAGCAAGCTGCGCACCGTCGCCGAGCAGGTCTACAGCGGTGCCGAGGAAGGTCATGACGACGGCCTGTTTGTGGTGAAACCCATTCAGGCGTGA
- the gbcB gene encoding glycine-betaine demethylase subunit GbcB — protein sequence MSTNNFLNPVNTQTWANGRHLVRCVKAIQETWDVRTFCFAADQPLMFFFKPGQFVTLELEIDGLPIMRSYTISSSPSVPYSFSITIKRVPGGKVSNWLHDNLKEGDVLPVHGPVGNFNAIDFQADKVLYLSGGVGITPVMSMARWFFDTNGNVDMIFVHSARTPKDIIYHRELDHMTSRINNFKLHLICEKYEIGETWAGYRGYLNKAMLQLMAPDFLEREIFCCGPTPYMHAVKRLLEAEGFDMSRYHEEAFGPTPPEVREEVKELAAEAAEAPEVPAADLHQVDFCETGKSIRVAPGETVHAAAAKLGLHIPKACGMGICGTCKVMKRSGEVDMEHNGGITDEDVAEGYILSCCSVPKGDVVIEY from the coding sequence ATGTCGACGAACAACTTCCTCAATCCGGTGAATACCCAGACCTGGGCCAACGGCCGCCACCTGGTGCGCTGCGTCAAAGCCATCCAGGAAACCTGGGACGTACGCACCTTCTGCTTCGCGGCCGACCAGCCACTGATGTTTTTCTTCAAGCCGGGGCAGTTCGTCACCCTGGAGCTGGAGATCGACGGCCTGCCGATCATGCGCTCCTACACCATTTCCAGCTCGCCCTCGGTGCCCTACAGCTTCTCCATCACCATCAAGCGCGTGCCGGGCGGCAAGGTCTCCAACTGGCTGCACGACAACCTCAAGGAAGGCGACGTGCTGCCGGTGCACGGTCCGGTGGGCAACTTCAACGCCATCGACTTCCAGGCCGACAAGGTGCTCTACCTTTCCGGCGGCGTCGGCATCACCCCGGTGATGTCCATGGCGCGCTGGTTCTTCGACACCAACGGCAATGTCGACATGATCTTCGTGCACAGCGCGCGCACGCCCAAGGACATCATCTACCACCGCGAGCTCGACCACATGACCTCGCGGATCAACAACTTCAAGCTGCACCTGATCTGCGAGAAATACGAAATCGGCGAGACCTGGGCCGGCTACCGTGGCTACCTGAACAAGGCGATGCTGCAGCTGATGGCCCCGGACTTCCTCGAGCGCGAGATCTTCTGCTGCGGCCCGACGCCCTACATGCACGCGGTCAAGCGCCTGCTCGAAGCCGAGGGCTTCGACATGTCGCGCTACCACGAGGAAGCCTTCGGCCCGACCCCGCCGGAAGTCCGCGAGGAAGTGAAGGAGCTGGCCGCCGAAGCCGCCGAGGCGCCGGAAGTGCCCGCTGCCGACCTGCACCAGGTGGACTTCTGCGAAACCGGCAAGAGCATCCGCGTGGCGCCGGGCGAAACCGTCCACGCCGCCGCCGCCAAGCTCGGCCTGCACATTCCCAAGGCCTGCGGCATGGGCATCTGCGGCACCTGCAAGGTGATGAAGCGCTCCGGCGAAGTCGACATGGAGCACAACGGTGGTATCACCGACGAAGACGTGGCCGAAGGCTACATCCTGTCCTGCTGCAGCGTGCCCAAGGGCGACGTGGTGATCGAGTACTAA
- the gbcA gene encoding glycine-betaine demethylase subunit GbcA — translation MDVTTKLSLGDPLEPARKATAEMLHSRDHSFSLPQPFYSDERLFQIDMQEIFHKEWLIAGMTCEIPAKGNFLTLQIGDNPIIVLRGAEGKIHAFHNVCRHRGSRLCVSDKGKVAKLVCPYHQWTYELDGRLLFAGTEMGADFDMKDYSLKPVNVKTAGGYIFISLAENPPAIDDFLRTLEHYMEPYDMENAKVAVQTTLREKANWKLVLENNRECYHCNGSHPELLKTLLEWDDVTDPRASQAFKDQVAACTKAWDEEKIPYAHESFGLRNRIVRMPLLDGTVSMTMDGKQGSKKLMGRIKNPDLGSMRILHLPHAWNHCMGDHMIVFTVWPISAQESVVTTKWLVHKDAVEGEDYDVARLREVWDATNDQDRRLAEENQRGINSTAYQPGPYSKTYEFGVINFLDWYSERMLNNLGEQSAHARLVAGE, via the coding sequence ATGGACGTCACCACCAAGCTGAGTCTGGGCGATCCGCTGGAACCGGCCCGCAAGGCCACCGCCGAGATGCTGCACAGCCGCGACCACAGTTTCTCGCTGCCGCAACCTTTCTACAGCGACGAGCGCCTGTTCCAGATCGACATGCAGGAGATCTTCCACAAGGAGTGGCTGATCGCCGGCATGACCTGCGAGATCCCGGCCAAGGGCAATTTCCTCACCCTGCAGATCGGCGACAACCCGATCATCGTGCTGCGCGGCGCCGAGGGTAAGATCCATGCCTTCCACAACGTCTGCCGCCACCGTGGCTCGCGCCTGTGCGTCAGCGACAAGGGCAAGGTCGCCAAGCTGGTCTGCCCGTACCACCAGTGGACCTACGAGCTGGACGGCCGTCTGCTGTTCGCCGGCACCGAGATGGGCGCCGACTTCGACATGAAGGACTACAGCCTGAAACCGGTGAACGTGAAGACCGCCGGCGGCTACATCTTCATCTCCCTGGCCGAGAACCCGCCGGCCATCGACGATTTCCTGCGTACACTCGAGCACTACATGGAGCCGTACGACATGGAGAATGCCAAGGTCGCGGTGCAGACCACCCTCCGCGAGAAGGCCAACTGGAAGCTGGTGCTCGAGAACAACCGCGAGTGCTACCACTGCAACGGTTCGCACCCGGAGCTGCTCAAGACCCTGCTGGAGTGGGACGACGTCACCGACCCGCGCGCCAGCCAGGCGTTCAAGGACCAGGTCGCCGCCTGCACCAAGGCCTGGGACGAGGAGAAGATCCCCTACGCCCACGAAAGCTTCGGCCTGCGCAACCGCATCGTGCGCATGCCGCTGCTCGACGGCACCGTGTCCATGACCATGGACGGCAAGCAGGGCAGCAAGAAACTGATGGGCCGCATCAAGAACCCGGACCTGGGCTCCATGCGCATCCTGCACCTGCCCCATGCCTGGAACCACTGCATGGGCGACCACATGATCGTCTTCACCGTGTGGCCGATCAGCGCGCAGGAATCCGTGGTCACCACCAAGTGGCTGGTGCACAAGGATGCGGTGGAAGGCGAGGACTACGACGTGGCACGCCTGCGCGAAGTCTGGGATGCCACCAACGACCAGGACCGCCGTCTGGCTGAAGAGAACCAGCGTGGCATCAACTCCACCGCCTATCAGCCGGGTCCGTATTCCAAGACCTACGAGTTCGGCGTGATCAACTTCCTCGACTGGTACAGCGAGCGCATGCTCAACAACCTGGGCGAGCAGTCCGCCCACGCCCGTCTGGTCGCTGGCGAGTAA
- a CDS encoding heavy metal-binding domain-containing protein, producing MILTTTPAIEGKTIQEYRGIVVGEAILGANVFRDLFAGLRDIIGGRAGAYEKELGRAREIAFEELQERAQELGANAVVGIDLDYEVVGQNGSMLMVSVSGTAVRV from the coding sequence ATGATCCTCACCACCACCCCCGCCATCGAAGGCAAGACCATCCAGGAATACCGAGGCATCGTGGTCGGCGAGGCGATCCTCGGCGCCAACGTGTTCCGTGACCTGTTCGCCGGCCTGCGCGACATCATCGGCGGCCGTGCCGGTGCGTATGAGAAAGAGCTGGGGCGGGCGCGGGAGATCGCCTTCGAGGAGCTGCAGGAGCGCGCGCAGGAGCTGGGCGCCAACGCGGTGGTCGGCATCGACCTGGATTACGAAGTGGTGGGACAGAACGGCAGCATGCTGATGGTCAGTGTGAGCGGGACGGCAGTGCGGGTGTAG